GGTCTGGCGCTCGGTGGGCTCGGAGATGGCCCACTGGTTGTTCTGGCAGAAGAAGACGACCGGAGCGTTGTAGACCGCGGAGAAGGTGAACGACTCGGCGACGTCGCCCTGGCTGGAGGCCCCGTCACCGAAGTACGCGATCACGGCCGAGTCCGCGCCGTCCTTGGCGACGCCCATGGCGTAGCCGGTGGCGTGCAGCGTCTGCGAACCGATGACGATCGTGTACAGGTGGAAGTTGTTGCTGTTCGGGTCCCAGCCGCCGTGGTTCACTCCGCGGAACATGCCGAGCAGGTTGGTCGGGTCGACGCCGCGACACCAGGCGACCCCGTGCTCCCGGTAGGTCGGGAAGACGTAGTCGTCGTCGCGCAGGGCCCGGCCGCTGCCGATCTGGGCGGCCTCCTGGCCGAGCAGCGAGGCCCACAGGCCCAGCTCGCCCTGGCGCTGGAGGGCGGTCGCCTCGGCGTCGAAGCGGCGGGTGAGGACCATGTCCCGGTACAGGCCGCGCAGCTCGTCGGCGCTCAGGTCGATGCTGTAGTCCGGGTGCTCGACGCGCTCGCCCTCGGGCGTCAGCAGCTGTACGAGCTGGGGCTCGGAACTCTGCGGCTTCTTCGCGGCGCTGGTCCGCTTACTGGCGCGTCGCGGTTTACGCGCGGCGGCAGTGCTCTCCACGGTCACGTGCGTGCTCCTCCGTCGGTCCGGCTCCCGGGGTCTGCCGGGAACCAGTGCGGCTCGCCTGGATCCGGAGCCGTGCACGGGGTGGGTGCCGGTCGGCCGGAGTCAGGCGTGACAGGTGCCCCGGCGAGCGCCCTGTCATAGGCACGTTACCCAGTGCGTCGCAGAACTGCGAAACCCTATCTGACCTGCGATTTTGCTTGGATTTCCAAGTAAATCGAAAAAATCGCGAAGCTCTGCTGGTCAGGGCACTGGAAACAGCCTTGCAGGCCGCCGGAACAACGGCACGTTATCCCGCGGATCAGCGCCAGGGAAGAGCGGAGCGGAGGCGAGTGTGTGAGACTGCGATCGTGCGCGAAGAAGGAAAAATCACGGTATTTCTGCTCGATGATCACGAGGTCGTCCGGCGTGGCGTCCATGAGCTGCTCTCCGTCGAGGCGGACATCGAGGTGGTCGGCGAAGCCGGTACGGCCGCGGACGCCCTGGTGCGGATCCCGGCGACGCGTCCCGATGTGGCGGTGCTCGACGTGCGGCTGCCGGACGGCAGCGGGGTGGAGGTGTGTCGGGAGGTCCGTTCGCAGGACGAGAACATCAAATGCCTGATGCTCACCTCGTACGCCGATGACGAGGCGCTTTTCGACGCGATCATGGCGGGCGCCTCGGGATATGTGCTGAAGGCGATCCGCGGGAATGAACTGCTGAATGCCGTACGGGACGTGGCGGCCGGAAAATCCCTGCTGGACCCGGTGGCCACCGCCCGGGTGCTGGAGCGGCTGCGGGACGGCGGCGGCGGCAAGGACGACAAGCTCGCCGGCCTCACCGAACAGGAGCGCAAGATCCTGGACCTGATCGGCGAGGGGCTGACCAACCGGGTCATCGGCGAGCGTCTGCACCTCGCCGAGAAGACCATCAAGAACTACGTCTCCAGCCTGCTGTCCAAACTGGGCATGGAGCGCCGCTCGCAGGCGGCCGCGTACGTCGCGCGGCTCCAGGCCGAGCGCCGCTGAGCCGCCGCCCGCCGCAGGGGACTTTGGTCCCGTGCCACCCGGGGCAGGCGACTCTTACGCGGCCCCTACGGCCGGGGGACAGTGGAATCCATGTCCTTCGACGAACTCCCCGCGACCGGGACGATCCGGCGGGCCCCGACCGGCACGATCGAGAGGGCCGGGCGGACCGGGCGGGCCGAGCCCATCGAGCTGCTCCGCCGCGTCCCGTACGGCCGCCTCGCGACGAGCATGCGGGCCCTGCCGTTCCTGACGGTGGCCCGGCACATCGTGTGCGACGGCCGCATCCTGCTGCGG
The nucleotide sequence above comes from Streptomyces sp. NBC_01116. Encoded proteins:
- the pdhA gene encoding pyruvate dehydrogenase (acetyl-transferring) E1 component subunit alpha translates to MTVESTAAARKPRRASKRTSAAKKPQSSEPQLVQLLTPEGERVEHPDYSIDLSADELRGLYRDMVLTRRFDAEATALQRQGELGLWASLLGQEAAQIGSGRALRDDDYVFPTYREHGVAWCRGVDPTNLLGMFRGVNHGGWDPNSNNFHLYTIVIGSQTLHATGYAMGVAKDGADSAVIAYFGDGASSQGDVAESFTFSAVYNAPVVFFCQNNQWAISEPTERQTRVPLYQRAQGYGFPGVRVDGNDVLACLAVTRSALERARRGEGPTLVEAFTYRMGAHTTSDDPTKYRADEERAAWEAKDPILRLRAYLEKEKLADEAFFTALDEESETLGKRVREAVRAMPDPDPMALFEHGYADGNSLVDEERAQFAAYQASFADSAEEGK
- a CDS encoding response regulator — protein: MREEGKITVFLLDDHEVVRRGVHELLSVEADIEVVGEAGTAADALVRIPATRPDVAVLDVRLPDGSGVEVCREVRSQDENIKCLMLTSYADDEALFDAIMAGASGYVLKAIRGNELLNAVRDVAAGKSLLDPVATARVLERLRDGGGGKDDKLAGLTEQERKILDLIGEGLTNRVIGERLHLAEKTIKNYVSSLLSKLGMERRSQAAAYVARLQAERR